The genomic segment AACTGTCGCGATCACAACAATACTGACGACGATGACGAGCACGGCCAAAATCGATTGATTCGATCCCGGTTTTAAAACTCTGATCAATTCCTCATTGATAACCAGATTCTCGTCTTCCGTAAGTGATTTTATCTCCTCTAAAACCTCTTGAAAGTTCGCTTTCTCGTTTATTTCGGCTAAGATCCTACCCTCTCCAATAGTAAAATCATGTTTATAGGTTAGTAAACGGCCCACTTTCTTATTCTGAGTGAACGCGCGATTATCTAGTAAACCAACCAGTTGATAGGTTTGACCATCCAATTCAAATGAGTCGCCGATCTGAAGACCCTCTTTCATATAAGGAAGCGTCCATGAATCGACAGCTGCTTCACGGTCATTGGCTGGTAGTCTGCCATCAACGAGACTGTAGGTTAAAAACTCCATGGCGCTATGATCAGCGAAGTTCTTTTGAACAGAAACCTCTCCAACAGAAACGATGCCGCCCTGAGACATGAAACCATACGAAGCTATTAGGGGATTATATTTGATTTTGTTTACTAGTGCTTCATTGTAATTTGAAATCCCGAAATGAAAAGAAAATCCGTTTAACTTCTTGATGTTCTCGATTTGAGATAGCTGTGATCCTTTCATAAAAAGGCCGACTGTGGAAATTAACGCTACAGAGAGTATGATTCCGATCAAAGTCAAAATCGTCCGTTTCATATTCCCCTTTAAATACTTGCTGCTTAATTGTTTATAACTGCTGATCAAAATCATTCTCCTCCAGTCTTTTGGCTAATTCGCAGCAAGCCGTTGATCTGAAATGATCGTACCGTCTTCTATCGTGATGATCCGGTCAGAAGCCGAAGCAATCGCAAGATCGTGCGTAATCAAAACAATAGTTTGATTGTATTTCCTGGCTGTCAATCGTAATAAATCCATGACTTCCTTCGTATTTCGTGTATCCAGATTCCCAGTGGGCTCATCCGCCAAAATCAACTGCGGCCGATTCATTAAGGCTCTGCCGATGGAGACCCGTTGCTGCTGACCGCCCGATAATTCGGAAGGCAAGTGATCTTTCCGTTCATGGAGACCCAGGATTTCAGTCAGTTCATCCAGATACTTCATATCGATCGGTTCATCATCCAATAACATGGGCAACGCGATATTTTCCTGGACATTCAATACCGGGATCAAATTAAAAAATTGAAAAATAAACCCGACTTTTCTTCTTCTGAATATCGAAAGCTCATCATCTGTATAATCGTAAATATTATGATCCCCAATGAATACTTGTCCTGAAGTCGGACGATCCAACCCGCCTAAAATATGCAGCAATGTACTTTTACCAGAGCCGGAAACACCAACGATGGAAACAAACTCTCCTTGCTGAATCGAAAGGCGAATCCCTTTTAACGCATCTACCTTGCTATTTCCTTCCCCGTAACTTTTTACTACGTTTTCCATTCGTACAACTTCCATACAGCTCACCCTCTCATCACCCAAACTCAATCTTGTACGTCTACGAAGTTTACTTTGTCTTCACTATTTGCGTATACGCTCCCGATTTCTTGTAAGATTTGGTTCACCTTATCTTTCTTCTTATAATCGAAGCTGTCATTTTCAAACTGAATCAAGGAGAGTGTTGACTCTGCTTCGGTTAATTGGTTGTAAGTCTGGTCGTCAACAATAACAAGATCCGCTTGTGGTATATACCCGATCCACATCTGATGGTTCACATACGCTACAGGTACCATCTGGCCGTTCAAATCAATTTGGTCATTCTTCATTTCATAATCACTTAAAGAGTAAAACAGATTTTGACCATTCGATAATTCTTTTATGCCAGTAACAGGGTCTGAAATAATAGACGTGCTGTCTGGATCTTGTCTGGCTCTGAGAATCCCCTTCTTGACGAATTGCTCAG from the Brevibacillus brevis genome contains:
- a CDS encoding ABC transporter ATP-binding protein, giving the protein MEVVRMENVVKSYGEGNSKVDALKGIRLSIQQGEFVSIVGVSGSGKSTLLHILGGLDRPTSGQVFIGDHNIYDYTDDELSIFRRRKVGFIFQFFNLIPVLNVQENIALPMLLDDEPIDMKYLDELTEILGLHERKDHLPSELSGGQQQRVSIGRALMNRPQLILADEPTGNLDTRNTKEVMDLLRLTARKYNQTIVLITHDLAIASASDRIITIEDGTIISDQRLAAN
- a CDS encoding lipoprotein BA_5634 family protein, coding for MKKVIGLLLVIVIFAGIGFGVKRFVEGPSQAVDGVLVIGTEKDASKVKELYKDNTKQTMDYKMKLVTTKKITKRTEQDQKETGQEFETRDIKYSVVTRSTAEQFVKKGILRARQDPDSTSIISDPVTGIKELSNGQNLFYSLSDYEMKNDQIDLNGQMVPVAYVNHQMWIGYIPQADLVIVDDQTYNQLTEAESTLSLIQFENDSFDYKKKDKVNQILQEIGSVYANSEDKVNFVDVQD